GTAGTTCCTCAGGTACACTAGTCTATGGGGCTGGAACTTCTCCCGACACAGCGGGCACTCTGCCTGTGAgacgaaaaacaaaaacacacatgtggtGTTCCATtagcgcgtgcacacacacacacacacacacacacacacacacatacacatacacatacacatacacatacacatacacacacacacacacttctaaaTGAATAATGTAGTAAAGACACAACTGAAAGCATCATGAGTTGACACAGGCCTGACCTTGGTGTTGCACCACTCTGTGATGCACTCCCAGCAGAAGAGGTGTCCACAGGGAGTGGACGTGGagtgtctcctctcctccaggcaGAGGATACAGCGGGAAACTCTGGATCTTAAGCTCTGTGTACGCTGGGGACTGTTCAGAGTTCAGCATTAACTCAAGTcatgtgttacatgtttttaattatagtGGTCATACTGGTTCTGTACCTGAGGTTCCTGTAGAGCTTCCACTCCTGCctggct
This window of the Larimichthys crocea isolate SSNF unplaced genomic scaffold, L_crocea_2.0 scaffold69321, whole genome shotgun sequence genome carries:
- the LOC113745377 gene encoding peroxisome biogenesis factor 10-like, whose translation is LRVTGPNSDDGTIRSTYRLLGAVSLLQLLITVCLQLNNFRQRQRARQEWKLYRNLSPQRTQSLRSRVSRCILCLEERRHSTSTPCGHLFCWECITEWCNTKAECPLCREKFQPHRLVYLRN